A genomic segment from Frateuria edaphi encodes:
- a CDS encoding EAL domain-containing response regulator produces MKKDSVIKILFVEKSVEDAEQIISLLRNAGIAVRPARATQTDQVQAALDELEPDIVLFDPAAGMELREVAHLLDVHGRDVALLALVNQLDTQSVAEMFAGGVRGTALRTQPKQLIAVLQREFEALHTRRQVRLLEAALRESERRCDALLDSSTDPIAYVHEGMHVRANRAYLETFGYEDFDDLLGLPVLDMIGTADAEAFKNLLRAHSRKEKASNQVELQARRADASTFKATVEFAGATFEGEPCLQIVFRRQQVDPALIEQLQRDAVTGLFNRARTLEYIDESVAAAAKGKKGQTLLLIEPDNWQTIVAGIGLGQADELLAAFAGRISALLGETDMAGLLAEHTIGVMLDSRSDEAIKQWIDGVLQAVASDIFDAGTRSITVTASIGGSLLGEKNANAELLLNQASQALRNAHSQGGGRSELHDPAAREKAEEERERYWLQLLKQALEQDNFVLYHQHTISLQDAEGEYSEVLLRMNGPQGEVLPGFFMPIAEKHALTPAIDRWVLNRAIEMLKSRDGQGVQTTFFVKLTAQSMQDPTFLPWLEDRLKRAALRQGQIVLEMTESKVVTLLRPAQEFITRWKKMGGRFALEQFGSGLNSFQLLTHIDADYLKIDRTYMNQLPQHPENQKKIGEICVQAHEAKRLTVAEWVEDATSTSLLFACGVDFVQGNFLQEPQRLM; encoded by the coding sequence ATGAAAAAAGACTCCGTCATCAAGATCCTCTTCGTCGAGAAATCGGTCGAGGACGCCGAACAGATCATCAGCCTGTTGCGCAACGCCGGCATCGCGGTGCGTCCGGCACGGGCAACCCAGACCGACCAGGTACAGGCGGCGCTGGACGAGCTGGAGCCCGATATCGTGCTGTTCGACCCGGCCGCGGGCATGGAGCTGCGCGAGGTGGCCCATCTGCTCGACGTGCACGGCCGCGACGTCGCGCTGCTGGCCCTGGTCAACCAGCTCGACACCCAGAGCGTGGCCGAGATGTTCGCCGGCGGCGTGCGCGGAACCGCGCTGCGCACCCAGCCCAAGCAGCTGATCGCGGTATTGCAGCGCGAGTTCGAGGCGTTGCACACGCGCCGCCAGGTGCGCCTGCTGGAGGCCGCGCTGCGCGAATCCGAGCGGCGCTGCGACGCCCTGCTCGACTCTTCCACCGACCCCATCGCCTATGTGCACGAAGGCATGCACGTGCGCGCCAACCGTGCCTATCTGGAAACCTTCGGCTACGAGGACTTCGACGACCTGCTCGGCCTGCCCGTGCTGGACATGATCGGCACCGCCGACGCCGAGGCCTTCAAGAACCTCCTGCGCGCCCACTCGCGCAAGGAGAAGGCATCCAACCAGGTCGAGCTGCAGGCCCGTCGCGCCGACGCCAGCACCTTCAAGGCCACGGTCGAATTCGCCGGCGCCACGTTCGAGGGCGAACCCTGCCTGCAGATCGTGTTCCGCCGCCAGCAGGTCGACCCTGCGCTGATCGAGCAATTGCAGCGCGATGCGGTGACCGGCCTGTTCAATCGCGCCCGCACGCTCGAGTACATCGACGAGTCGGTTGCCGCCGCGGCCAAGGGCAAGAAGGGCCAGACGCTGCTCCTGATCGAACCGGACAACTGGCAGACCATCGTGGCCGGCATCGGCCTGGGCCAGGCCGATGAGCTGCTCGCCGCGTTCGCGGGCCGTATCAGCGCATTGCTGGGCGAGACCGACATGGCCGGCCTGCTGGCCGAGCACACCATCGGCGTGATGCTGGACTCGCGCAGCGACGAGGCGATCAAGCAATGGATCGACGGCGTGCTGCAGGCCGTTGCCAGCGACATCTTCGACGCGGGCACCCGTTCGATCACGGTTACCGCGAGCATCGGCGGCAGCCTGCTGGGCGAGAAGAACGCCAATGCCGAGCTGCTGCTCAACCAGGCCAGCCAGGCGCTGCGCAACGCGCACAGCCAGGGCGGCGGCCGCAGCGAACTGCACGACCCGGCCGCCCGCGAGAAGGCCGAGGAGGAGCGCGAGCGCTACTGGCTGCAGCTGCTCAAGCAGGCGCTGGAGCAGGACAACTTCGTGCTCTACCACCAGCACACGATCAGCTTGCAGGACGCCGAGGGCGAGTACTCCGAGGTGCTGCTACGCATGAACGGGCCGCAGGGCGAGGTCCTGCCCGGCTTCTTCATGCCGATCGCCGAAAAGCACGCCCTGACGCCGGCGATCGATCGCTGGGTGCTCAACCGCGCCATCGAGATGCTCAAGTCTCGCGACGGCCAGGGTGTACAGACGACCTTCTTCGTCAAGCTCACGGCGCAATCGATGCAAGACCCCACGTTCCTGCCCTGGCTGGAAGACCGGCTCAAGCGGGCCGCGCTGCGCCAGGGCCAGATCGTGCTGGAGATGACCGAGAGCAAGGTGGTGACCCTGCTGCGTCCCGCGCAGGAGTTCATCACCCGCTGGAAGAAGATGGGCGGGCGGTTCGCGCTGGAACAGTTCGGCTCGGGCCTGAACTCGTTCCAGCTGCTGACCCACATCGATGCGGACTACCTGAAGATCGACCGCACCTACATGAACCAGTTGCCGCAGCATCCCGAGAACCAGAAGAAGATCGGGGAGATCTGCGTGCAGGCCCACGAAGCGAAGCGCCTGACCGTGGCCGAGTGGGTCGAGGACGCAACCAGCACCTCGCTGCTGTTCGCCTGCGGCGTGGATTTCGTGCAGGGCAATTTCCTGCAGGAGCCGCAGCGGCTGATGTAG
- the epmB gene encoding EF-P beta-lysylation protein EpmB, with the protein MITASPAPRLSPTAPDWRELWRDAITDAGELLAAVGLAHLADRLPPADAGFALRVPRGFVARMRRGDPGDPLLLQVMPQLAELEQVPGFVIDAVGDLAAREAQGVLHKYHGRALLIASGSCAVNCRYCFRRHFPYGEEIAAAGQWRQALAHLQADPSISELILSGGDPLALSTSKLEELGRGLADLPQVTRLRIHTRLPVVLPERIDASFLAWLDALPLQKVIVLHANHANEFDPTVDAACAALRQAGATLLNQSVLLRGINDDADTLALLSERLFAAGVLPYYLHQLDRVQGAAHFEVDDARALGLVETLRQRLPGYLVPRLVREVAGDASKRPL; encoded by the coding sequence ATGATAACCGCAAGCCCCGCTCCCCGCCTATCGCCGACCGCGCCCGACTGGCGCGAGCTGTGGCGGGATGCCATTACCGACGCAGGCGAATTGCTTGCCGCCGTGGGGCTCGCGCACCTGGCCGATCGGCTGCCTCCGGCCGATGCCGGCTTCGCATTGCGGGTGCCGCGCGGCTTCGTGGCGCGCATGCGCCGGGGCGATCCCGGCGACCCCCTGCTGCTGCAGGTAATGCCGCAGCTGGCCGAACTCGAGCAGGTGCCGGGTTTCGTGATCGACGCGGTGGGGGATCTGGCCGCCCGGGAAGCGCAGGGCGTGCTGCACAAGTACCACGGCCGCGCGTTGCTGATCGCCAGCGGCAGCTGCGCGGTGAACTGCCGCTACTGCTTCCGCCGGCATTTTCCCTATGGCGAGGAAATCGCCGCTGCCGGGCAGTGGCGGCAGGCGCTGGCGCACCTCCAGGCCGATCCGTCGATCAGCGAACTGATCCTGTCCGGCGGCGACCCGCTCGCCTTGTCTACCTCCAAGCTGGAGGAACTCGGGCGCGGCCTGGCCGACCTGCCCCAGGTCACCCGCCTGCGCATCCATACGCGCCTGCCGGTGGTACTGCCCGAGCGCATCGACGCCTCCTTCCTGGCATGGCTGGACGCCCTGCCGTTGCAGAAGGTCATCGTGCTGCACGCCAACCACGCCAACGAATTCGACCCGACCGTGGATGCCGCCTGCGCCGCCCTGCGCCAGGCCGGCGCCACCCTGCTCAACCAGTCGGTACTGCTGCGCGGGATCAACGACGACGCGGACACCCTGGCGCTGCTGTCGGAGCGCCTGTTCGCCGCGGGTGTGCTTCCCTATTACCTGCACCAGCTCGATCGCGTGCAGGGCGCCGCCCACTTCGAGGTGGATGACGCGCGGGCCTTGGGCCTGGTCGAGACGCTGCGCCAGCGCCTGCCCGGCTATCTCGTGCCGCGGCTGGTGCGCGAAGTCGCCGGGGACGCGTCCAAACGCCCGCTGTAA
- the rplS gene encoding 50S ribosomal protein L19, translated as MNKIIEQFEAEQITRQLPEFGPGDTVVVNVKVKEGNRERVQAFEGIVIAKRSRGLHSAFTVRKISHGTGVERVFQAHSPAIDSVQVKRKGKVRGAKLYFLRGLEGKAARIKEDIAAVSAAKAAAKAAAAAE; from the coding sequence ATGAACAAGATCATCGAACAGTTCGAAGCCGAGCAGATCACCCGCCAGCTGCCGGAATTCGGCCCCGGCGACACCGTGGTGGTCAACGTCAAGGTGAAGGAAGGCAACCGCGAACGCGTGCAGGCCTTCGAGGGTATCGTCATCGCCAAGCGCAGCCGCGGCCTGCATTCGGCCTTCACCGTGCGCAAGATCTCGCACGGCACCGGTGTGGAGCGCGTGTTCCAGGCGCACAGCCCGGCGATCGATTCGGTGCAGGTCAAGCGCAAGGGCAAGGTGCGTGGCGCCAAGCTGTACTTCCTGCGTGGCCTGGAAGGCAAGGCTGCCCGCATCAAGGAAGACATCGCCGCCGTGTCGGCCGCCAAGGCTGCCGCCAAGGCCGCTGCTGCCGCCGAGTAA
- the efp gene encoding elongation factor P: protein MATAGLNDVKKGMKILHNNDPWVITDADFIKPGKGQAFTRIFIRNLKTGRTTEQTMKSSDSFEVADVNDTDMQYLYSDGEFWHFMQQETFEQHQATKAGVGDAAKWLKGEEECVVTLFNGEIITVQPPNFVELKITETDPGVRGDTSGGGGKPATLETGAVVRVPLFVGTDEVIKVDTRTGEYVSRVGK, encoded by the coding sequence ATGGCGACCGCCGGTCTCAACGACGTCAAGAAGGGTATGAAGATCCTTCACAACAATGATCCGTGGGTCATCACCGACGCCGACTTCATCAAGCCCGGCAAGGGCCAGGCGTTCACCCGCATCTTCATCCGCAATCTGAAGACCGGCCGCACCACCGAGCAGACGATGAAGTCGTCCGATTCGTTCGAAGTCGCCGACGTCAACGATACCGACATGCAGTACCTGTACTCCGACGGCGAGTTCTGGCACTTCATGCAGCAGGAAACCTTCGAGCAGCACCAGGCCACCAAGGCGGGCGTGGGCGATGCGGCGAAGTGGCTCAAGGGCGAGGAAGAGTGCGTGGTCACGCTGTTCAACGGCGAGATCATCACCGTGCAGCCGCCGAATTTCGTCGAGCTGAAGATCACCGAGACCGATCCGGGCGTCCGTGGCGACACCTCCGGCGGCGGCGGCAAGCCGGCCACGCTCGAGACCGGCGCCGTGGTGCGCGTGCCGCTGTTCGTGGGCACCGACGAGGTGATCAAGGTCGACACCCGCACCGGCGAATACGTCAGCCGCGTCGGCAAGTAA